One stretch of Sinorhizobium fredii DNA includes these proteins:
- a CDS encoding HAD-IA family hydrolase, whose product MNEQTRATIHSHNDSNPLDGVTIEIQLEGYDHVAFDLDGTLVDSRAVVESALRRWALEERICPDHAMRMSAARRDIELVKAIAPGLSPEREAARIADYEIQAMSLLRPIQGAAEFYSSIPDERRSIVTSSTRASAIARLEAAGISYPRIMIAAEDVSHGKPHPQPYQRLLLMLRMAPERCLVFEDTQTGIEAATAAGCDCVGVGPGAKGHADTKGWIESFRELLAYRPD is encoded by the coding sequence GTGAACGAACAAACGAGAGCTACAATCCATTCGCACAATGACTCGAATCCTCTGGACGGAGTCACGATCGAAATTCAGCTTGAAGGTTATGATCACGTGGCCTTCGACCTGGACGGAACCCTTGTAGATTCCCGGGCTGTCGTCGAAAGCGCACTCCGTCGGTGGGCGCTGGAGGAACGGATTTGTCCAGATCACGCAATGAGGATGTCGGCCGCTCGCAGGGATATCGAGCTGGTGAAGGCTATTGCGCCCGGTCTCTCGCCGGAACGCGAAGCAGCTCGCATTGCGGATTACGAGATCCAAGCAATGAGCCTGTTGCGGCCAATCCAGGGGGCCGCGGAGTTCTATAGCTCGATCCCTGACGAAAGGAGATCCATCGTCACCTCTTCGACAAGGGCTTCGGCCATTGCCAGACTCGAGGCGGCCGGAATCTCCTACCCGAGAATCATGATTGCAGCTGAGGACGTCAGTCACGGAAAACCGCATCCGCAACCCTATCAAAGACTATTGCTGATGCTGCGCATGGCCCCGGAAAGATGCTTGGTGTTTGAAGATACCCAAACCGGAATTGAAGCGGCAACCGCTGCAGGCTGCGACTGCGTGGGTGTCGGCCCTGGTGCCAAAGGTCACGCTGACACCAAGGGCTGGATCGAGAGTTTTCGCGAGCTCCTTGCTTACCGGCCGGACTGA
- a CDS encoding aminotransferase class III-fold pyridoxal phosphate-dependent enzyme, whose protein sequence is MLNPGPTGHLAEWEGETPSSIIFRSANGAIAEDIHGKTYLDMTSCSGASPLGSNNPVFTTRLAQAMAQETDVLPSPVSEQRQLLAGKMSVMFPDTPRVFFLRTGSCATEAAVRIARYRTGRPVILTAGFHGWHDIFQQPPWSDNPPAKDQHIQDYQYDLGILKQQLAGNQGRVAGIFFTPEPSVFPPELLQEISSLARLHGVLLVVDEVLCGLRYAKGGYCRKHGVKPDIITLAKGVAQGVGLSAVAGTADAMAGADRAYLGNTYLRENRAFVAGNLTQEIFEEAKIVERLAERGSALKRQFQTSFERSGIPARVLGSDTMFDILLPSQKHGRAFAHRCLQHGIYTGYPGTYMSNAFMNAAFFRALQAALELALADYRKDEDMTAQVTDASMVDYCAEAFHATEKACLSNRHHWA, encoded by the coding sequence ATGCTCAATCCTGGGCCTACCGGACATTTAGCTGAATGGGAGGGTGAAACTCCGTCCTCCATCATCTTCCGCTCCGCAAATGGCGCAATAGCGGAGGACATCCATGGCAAGACCTACCTGGATATGACGTCATGCAGCGGGGCTTCCCCGTTGGGCAGCAATAACCCGGTATTCACGACCCGGCTTGCGCAGGCGATGGCGCAAGAAACTGACGTTCTGCCATCGCCGGTAAGCGAGCAACGCCAGCTACTTGCCGGGAAAATGTCGGTAATGTTCCCAGACACTCCTAGAGTGTTCTTTCTGAGAACCGGATCTTGTGCAACGGAAGCGGCCGTTCGGATCGCTCGCTACCGAACTGGTCGGCCGGTTATCCTGACGGCTGGCTTCCACGGCTGGCACGACATCTTTCAACAGCCTCCCTGGTCGGACAATCCTCCGGCTAAGGATCAACACATCCAGGATTATCAATACGATCTCGGTATTCTGAAACAGCAACTGGCCGGGAACCAGGGCCGCGTCGCAGGCATTTTCTTCACGCCCGAGCCCTCGGTCTTTCCCCCGGAATTGCTCCAAGAAATCTCCAGCTTGGCAAGACTGCATGGGGTCCTACTGGTTGTGGATGAGGTCCTGTGCGGACTTCGTTATGCCAAGGGTGGCTACTGCCGAAAACATGGTGTGAAACCTGACATCATCACATTGGCCAAGGGAGTCGCACAAGGCGTCGGCCTTTCCGCGGTCGCCGGCACCGCGGATGCCATGGCGGGAGCAGACAGGGCTTATCTCGGCAACACGTATCTGCGCGAGAACCGCGCCTTTGTGGCCGGCAACCTGACACAGGAGATATTTGAGGAAGCAAAAATTGTCGAGCGCCTCGCCGAAAGGGGCTCAGCGCTCAAGAGGCAATTCCAAACCTCCTTCGAGCGCAGCGGAATACCTGCGCGCGTTCTCGGAAGCGATACCATGTTCGATATCCTTCTGCCTTCGCAAAAGCATGGAAGGGCCTTCGCTCACAGGTGCCTGCAACACGGTATCTACACCGGCTACCCGGGAACATACATGAGCAATGCTTTCATGAATGCCGCATTTTTCAGAGCTCTGCAGGCAGCACTGGAGCTCGCACTCGCAGACTATCGCAAGGACGAGGACATGACTGCTCAGGTCACCGACGCATCGATGGTCGACTACTGCGCCGAGGCCTTTCACGCCACCGAGAAGGCATGTCTTTCCAATAGGCATCATTGGGCCTGA
- a CDS encoding M16 family metallopeptidase → MYARIDPRIRAIALSMVVLLAFTTSEAAAAEIPRGNPEIGYFVLSNGMEVVVIPDHRTPTVTQMVWYKAGNADEPPGKSGIAHFLEHLMFKGTKKHPAGEYNARIAEIGGEENAFTSSDYTAYYQTVTSEALGTMMEFEADRMRHLELTDAVIVPERDVILQERRSRVEGDPEALLEEEMRATLYQNHPYRIPVIGWMHEMKELNRSDAIAFYNRYYAPNNAILVVAGDVDVGEVWWLADKTYGAVPRGPDLPQRVRPQEPEQNTKRTVALTDARVTVPIVRKAWVTPSYSTAEPNEAEALEVLSEILGGGSRSRIHQELVVKQAIASWGGANFHGRSLDPSSFTIYGSPRGAATIEAVERALDAEVRKIIETGVPDVELERAKNRLVRTMVFARDSQAGMANIYGKALVTGSTVYDLEVWPLRVRAVTAAEVQAVARKYLNSDRSVAGYLLPRGCAVSGDKIR, encoded by the coding sequence ATGTATGCTCGAATAGATCCGCGTATCCGTGCAATCGCCCTGAGCATGGTTGTGCTGCTAGCGTTTACGACCTCGGAAGCGGCGGCTGCCGAGATCCCGCGAGGCAACCCCGAGATCGGATATTTCGTACTGAGCAACGGCATGGAGGTGGTCGTCATACCCGATCACCGGACGCCGACGGTCACTCAGATGGTCTGGTACAAGGCCGGAAACGCCGATGAGCCACCCGGTAAATCCGGCATCGCGCACTTCCTGGAGCATCTCATGTTCAAGGGCACGAAGAAGCATCCGGCCGGCGAGTATAACGCAAGGATCGCCGAGATCGGCGGGGAGGAGAACGCCTTCACGTCGTCCGACTACACTGCCTACTACCAGACGGTCACGTCGGAGGCGCTCGGGACGATGATGGAATTCGAAGCTGACCGGATGCGCCATCTCGAACTTACCGACGCGGTCATCGTGCCCGAACGCGATGTCATTCTCCAGGAGCGGCGCTCGCGCGTAGAGGGCGACCCGGAGGCGCTTCTCGAGGAGGAGATGCGGGCGACCCTCTATCAGAACCATCCTTACCGCATCCCGGTCATCGGCTGGATGCACGAGATGAAAGAGCTCAATCGTTCTGACGCCATAGCGTTCTACAATCGCTACTATGCCCCGAACAACGCCATACTGGTCGTGGCAGGAGACGTGGACGTCGGGGAGGTGTGGTGGCTAGCGGACAAGACCTATGGGGCCGTGCCGCGTGGTCCGGATTTGCCGCAGCGCGTAAGGCCCCAGGAGCCGGAGCAGAACACCAAGCGAACCGTGGCGCTCACCGACGCGCGCGTGACCGTGCCGATCGTGCGAAAAGCGTGGGTCACGCCGTCCTACAGTACGGCCGAGCCGAATGAAGCGGAAGCCCTGGAGGTTCTTTCAGAAATTCTCGGTGGAGGATCGCGCAGCCGGATCCATCAGGAATTGGTCGTGAAACAGGCGATAGCCTCCTGGGGTGGCGCAAATTTCCATGGAAGATCGCTCGATCCGTCCAGCTTCACGATTTATGGCTCGCCGCGTGGCGCGGCGACAATCGAGGCGGTGGAACGCGCGCTCGACGCTGAAGTCCGCAAAATCATCGAGACCGGTGTTCCAGATGTCGAGCTGGAGAGGGCCAAAAACCGCTTGGTGCGCACGATGGTCTTCGCACGCGACAGCCAGGCGGGAATGGCCAACATCTACGGGAAGGCGCTTGTGACCGGCAGCACGGTCTACGACTTGGAGGTATGGCCGTTGAGGGTTCGCGCGGTGACCGCGGCGGAGGTGCAGGCGGTCGCGAGGAAATACCTTAATTCCGACCGTTCGGTGGCAGGATACCTGCTGCCGCGCGGGTGCGCGGTCTCAGGAGATAAGATCCGATGA
- a CDS encoding condensation domain-containing protein, producing MKFTDMSSLGLSPGRLTVWRACAPCMSEAIWAEDKRRASHVQEAHIGYALEAADEASQPPSWLGSVFNLPAELDANVFAKALCEWTDRHETLRSHLSLPPRSTPGSRLRRRTLPAGAVSIHHSAAGDFSDGQQLARYLEELFDAEVGPLEWPAYICATISRPEATTVCLAADHILMDGFSILATAHEIRTLYVEALRVRDGKTVPAPLPPTSSYLDFAEAERTAADTLTPDDESIAHWRQFLAEAGGRLPEFPVSVGDMRSSSAAQPSGYTELLDASAARVFDTVCRKAGGDSFSGLLACLAKAGHEITGSGEFRTMVPFHTRTAPFRSSIGWYVGMGPLAFPLDATDSFCEAVRRAASNLEWSKNLARIPLPRVADLLGQPLRDPFMVSYMDLRRTPGARDWNSWHVVTLRSRSTDPDEVCLWFVRTFDGLVANYRHPATGPAGIAVPDYVTRTKHILASVATTACWPATSHRTGDH from the coding sequence ATGAAGTTCACTGACATGTCATCCCTCGGTCTCTCTCCGGGCCGCCTCACCGTCTGGCGGGCTTGCGCACCGTGCATGTCCGAGGCCATTTGGGCGGAAGATAAGCGGCGGGCGTCTCACGTTCAGGAAGCACACATCGGATATGCACTCGAGGCGGCCGACGAGGCCTCCCAGCCACCGTCATGGCTGGGCTCTGTCTTCAATCTGCCCGCCGAACTCGATGCGAATGTCTTTGCCAAGGCGCTTTGCGAGTGGACAGACCGCCACGAAACCCTGCGGAGCCATCTCAGCCTCCCCCCTCGCTCCACGCCAGGCAGTCGTCTCCGCCGCAGGACGCTACCGGCCGGAGCCGTGAGTATCCACCACAGTGCGGCGGGGGACTTCAGCGACGGGCAGCAGCTGGCGCGGTACCTGGAGGAACTCTTCGACGCCGAAGTCGGCCCACTCGAGTGGCCCGCATATATCTGTGCCACCATCAGCCGCCCGGAAGCCACGACCGTCTGTCTTGCCGCCGACCACATCCTGATGGACGGTTTCTCCATTCTCGCAACGGCGCATGAGATTCGCACTCTTTACGTCGAAGCACTTAGGGTTCGCGACGGCAAGACCGTCCCGGCTCCTCTTCCCCCCACATCCAGCTATCTCGATTTCGCGGAGGCCGAACGAACCGCGGCCGACACGCTGACCCCGGACGACGAATCCATCGCCCATTGGCGGCAGTTCCTCGCCGAGGCGGGCGGTCGCCTACCGGAGTTCCCTGTATCAGTTGGCGACATGAGAAGCAGCTCGGCCGCCCAGCCTAGCGGATACACCGAGCTTCTCGACGCATCCGCGGCGCGCGTCTTCGACACCGTCTGCCGCAAGGCCGGGGGAGACTCATTCTCCGGCCTGCTCGCCTGCCTCGCCAAAGCTGGCCATGAAATCACCGGTTCGGGTGAATTTCGCACCATGGTCCCCTTTCATACCCGGACAGCTCCCTTCCGGTCCTCCATTGGCTGGTACGTAGGAATGGGCCCGCTTGCTTTCCCGCTCGACGCAACCGACTCCTTTTGCGAGGCGGTGCGTCGGGCGGCCTCCAACCTGGAATGGTCGAAGAACCTGGCCAGGATACCTCTTCCGCGAGTGGCGGATCTCCTCGGGCAGCCCCTCCGCGATCCCTTCATGGTCTCGTACATGGACCTTCGCCGTACCCCCGGCGCCCGGGACTGGAACAGTTGGCACGTTGTCACCCTGCGTAGCCGCAGCACCGATCCGGACGAGGTATGCCTCTGGTTCGTGCGGACCTTCGACGGCCTCGTCGCCAACTACCGCCACCCCGCCACCGGCCCCGCAGGCATCGCGGTCCCCGACTATGTGACCCGCACAAAGCACATCCTGGCCTCCGTCGCGACCACCGCTTGCTGGCCCGCCACTTCACATCGGACAGGAGACCATTGA
- the chrA gene encoding chromate efflux transporter codes for MDDTVTKAAQRTDHRGSAGEVFATFLKLGLTSFGGPIAHLGYFRDELVVRRRWIDERGYADLVALCQFLPGPASSQTGFALGLLRAGPLGAAAAWAAVTLPSAILLVLFAFGAASFGAPIGSGVIHGLKVVAVAIVAQAVWGMARNLCPDRERASIALAAVLIVVLVSGSVGQLAAIVVGGLAGLLLCRRKGEAITGHVSFPVSNSVGGIALVLFFGLLFGLPIAAAITSSQGLAVFDAFYRAGSLVFGGGHVVLPLLQAEVVQPGWVMADHFLAGYGAAQAVPGPLFTFAAYLGAALGPEPNGLIGAAVAVIAIFLPGFLLLIGTIPFWDAFRTRPAAQALMRGANAAVVGVLGAALYQPVWTSAIVGPHEFALALICVVLLMSWKSPPWIVVVVSAIGGVLIGFA; via the coding sequence ATGGATGACACTGTTACCAAGGCGGCCCAACGTACGGATCACCGGGGCAGCGCCGGCGAGGTCTTCGCGACCTTTCTGAAGCTCGGACTGACCTCCTTTGGCGGTCCGATCGCGCACCTCGGCTACTTTCGTGACGAACTGGTCGTCCGGCGGCGCTGGATTGACGAAAGGGGGTACGCGGACCTCGTGGCGCTGTGCCAGTTTCTCCCCGGCCCCGCCTCCAGCCAGACAGGATTCGCGCTTGGCCTCCTTCGCGCCGGCCCGCTGGGAGCAGCGGCGGCCTGGGCCGCCGTCACGCTGCCTTCGGCGATCCTGCTTGTCCTCTTCGCGTTCGGGGCGGCCTCCTTTGGCGCGCCTATCGGATCCGGCGTCATCCACGGGCTGAAGGTTGTCGCCGTCGCCATTGTCGCGCAGGCAGTATGGGGCATGGCCAGGAACCTGTGCCCGGACAGGGAACGCGCGAGCATCGCGCTCGCCGCCGTGCTGATCGTCGTTCTCGTTTCCGGCTCCGTCGGTCAGCTCGCGGCCATTGTTGTCGGCGGTCTCGCAGGGCTGTTGTTATGCCGGAGGAAGGGCGAGGCAATCACCGGCCATGTCAGCTTTCCAGTATCGAATTCCGTCGGCGGGATCGCGCTCGTCCTGTTCTTCGGCCTGCTCTTCGGCTTGCCGATTGCGGCCGCGATAACTTCGTCGCAAGGCTTGGCGGTCTTCGACGCCTTCTACCGCGCCGGCTCGCTTGTCTTCGGCGGAGGGCACGTCGTCCTGCCGCTCCTGCAGGCGGAGGTCGTCCAGCCCGGCTGGGTGATGGCCGATCATTTCCTCGCTGGATACGGCGCGGCCCAGGCGGTGCCGGGGCCGCTGTTCACCTTCGCCGCCTACCTCGGAGCGGCGCTTGGCCCCGAGCCCAACGGCCTGATCGGAGCCGCCGTCGCGGTTATCGCGATTTTCCTGCCCGGCTTTCTGCTGCTGATCGGCACCATTCCGTTCTGGGATGCATTTCGCACGAGGCCTGCGGCGCAGGCGCTGATGCGCGGAGCCAACGCGGCGGTGGTGGGCGTCCTAGGAGCCGCGCTCTACCAGCCCGTCTGGACCAGCGCGATCGTTGGCCCGCACGAGTTTGCGCTCGCCCTGATTTGCGTTGTCCTTCTCATGTCCTGGAAGTCCCCGCCGTGGATCGTGGTGGTCGTCTCAGCCATCGGCGGCGTGCTGATAGGCTTCGCCTGA
- a CDS encoding M16 family metallopeptidase, with translation MTWCNRLPIRAARPLLIVFVLLGLAATSARPAISIQEVETSSGIKAWLVEDYSVPIVTIRFAFRGGTTQDPSGREGLANLMTDLIEEGAGDLDSEAFQERLDDAGAEMRFGAGRDSVYGSMRVLADQKDKAFDLLRLAIEQPRFDEASVDRIRAQIVSGIIAEAKDPETAAEVAWRKALYGDHPYSRSAEGTEQTLAIATTTDLKALHKRLFARGKLAIAVAGAIDGGALKHDLDRIFGGLPAEPCLLPVADTAPRLAQEIRIPYDLPQTGLRLAYPGVSHKDPQFFAAYLMNDILGEGAFTSRLWNEVREKRGLAYHIGSALVNNDHAEALVIGTETRPDRAAKTLSLIRSEVRRIAEEGVSKEELEAAKKKMIGSYAIDHLNSSGAIVDTLVRIQMEDLGIDHIERRKQLIQAVTVEDVRSAAKRLLSADPAVMIVGPPLENRKG, from the coding sequence ATGACATGGTGCAACCGACTGCCGATCAGAGCCGCCAGACCACTGCTGATCGTGTTTGTATTGCTGGGTCTTGCCGCCACGTCGGCCAGGCCGGCCATCTCCATACAGGAAGTCGAGACATCGAGTGGGATCAAGGCTTGGCTGGTGGAAGACTATTCGGTACCGATCGTCACGATTCGGTTCGCGTTCCGGGGCGGCACCACGCAGGATCCTTCCGGGAGGGAAGGCCTAGCCAATCTCATGACCGACTTGATCGAGGAAGGGGCCGGCGACCTTGACAGCGAAGCCTTCCAGGAGCGGCTCGACGATGCCGGCGCCGAGATGCGGTTCGGGGCCGGGCGAGATTCGGTCTACGGTTCCATGCGAGTGCTCGCCGATCAGAAGGATAAGGCGTTCGATCTTCTCCGCCTGGCCATCGAGCAGCCGCGCTTCGACGAGGCGTCGGTGGATCGCATTCGCGCCCAGATCGTCTCGGGCATTATCGCTGAGGCCAAGGATCCGGAGACGGCCGCAGAGGTCGCATGGAGGAAGGCGCTTTATGGGGATCATCCTTATTCCCGGAGCGCCGAAGGGACGGAGCAGACCCTTGCCATTGCCACAACCACCGATCTGAAGGCGCTCCATAAGCGGCTTTTCGCAAGGGGCAAGCTTGCCATAGCCGTAGCGGGAGCGATCGACGGCGGTGCACTCAAGCACGATCTGGATCGGATATTCGGCGGCTTGCCTGCCGAACCCTGCTTGCTGCCGGTTGCGGACACCGCCCCTAGGCTGGCGCAGGAAATTCGCATCCCGTATGACTTACCGCAGACTGGTCTGCGCCTCGCCTATCCGGGAGTTAGCCACAAAGACCCGCAGTTCTTTGCAGCCTATCTGATGAATGACATTCTCGGGGAGGGAGCGTTCACGTCCAGGCTCTGGAACGAGGTGCGCGAGAAGCGAGGGCTCGCTTACCACATCGGATCTGCCCTCGTGAACAACGACCATGCCGAGGCGCTCGTTATTGGCACTGAGACCCGCCCTGACCGGGCCGCAAAGACACTCTCTCTCATTCGCTCCGAGGTGCGGCGGATTGCGGAGGAGGGCGTCAGCAAGGAGGAGCTCGAAGCGGCGAAGAAAAAGATGATCGGCAGTTACGCGATCGACCATCTCAACTCCTCCGGCGCGATCGTCGACACTCTGGTAAGAATCCAAATGGAAGATCTCGGCATCGACCATATCGAGCGGCGGAAACAGCTGATCCAGGCCGTGACCGTCGAGGACGTCCGGTCGGCCGCAAAACGGCTTCTCTCCGCCGACCCCGCCGTAATGATTGTCGGACCGCCCCTTGAGAATAGGAAAGGATAA
- a CDS encoding GMC oxidoreductase produces the protein MTDIRHIAAASCDYTTFDAVIVGSGPSGSIVARTLAEKGCRVAVLEYGGMVSPGAMHEPHQAAYSKAFTSTGAADGNPWTACCVGGGMQFYNAITFRYRQSDLSASQYLSTDMDIDWPITLQDLEPCYSEIEHLLEIGGTNGNASYPASPRGVMLSDAMQELGIRPKKIPLALRAPGDSSGCIKCSACDELVCPTDARASVLARNILDDSGLPGAISVFYGCFVNRIEIGRDGRAEVLECYVPLSSELIRIPVGTVVVCANAIQSAALMLRSKSGHAPQGIGNESDLVGRGLSFKISGYSVGYVDAADCGSDALASHWGPHATVYTDEFYEHNDVPCRFGGLIYEANFLLPRENIGRVRLHYIAGEEPWSHNRLVLDDVADRHGIPYIRFVYRNSENDRARMDFLADRADDILLHLGAFRIEREPSSHARGSSHLHGTMRAGCDPRSSVVDRCGKVHGFTNIHVMDGSVMNFAGNSNPTHTIMANARRMALSLTVEG, from the coding sequence GTGACGGACATCAGACACATTGCCGCGGCCTCTTGTGATTACACCACCTTCGACGCGGTTATCGTGGGCTCCGGGCCGTCTGGATCGATAGTCGCGCGAACGCTTGCGGAAAAAGGCTGCCGCGTGGCCGTCCTGGAATATGGAGGCATGGTTTCTCCTGGTGCCATGCACGAGCCCCATCAAGCGGCATACAGCAAGGCGTTCACGTCCACTGGCGCCGCCGACGGTAACCCGTGGACAGCGTGTTGCGTCGGCGGCGGAATGCAATTCTACAATGCAATCACGTTCAGATATCGTCAATCGGATCTGTCAGCTTCCCAATATCTTTCGACCGACATGGATATCGATTGGCCCATTACCCTTCAGGATCTCGAACCCTGCTATTCTGAGATCGAGCATCTGCTGGAGATCGGTGGCACAAACGGGAACGCATCGTACCCAGCCAGCCCCCGTGGAGTGATGTTATCCGATGCGATGCAGGAACTCGGCATAAGGCCAAAGAAGATCCCCCTGGCACTCCGGGCGCCCGGCGACAGCAGTGGATGCATCAAGTGTTCAGCTTGCGATGAGCTGGTATGCCCTACGGATGCGAGGGCATCAGTGCTTGCAAGGAACATTTTGGATGACTCCGGACTGCCGGGAGCGATTTCGGTTTTCTACGGCTGTTTCGTCAACCGGATCGAGATTGGCCGCGACGGCCGGGCCGAAGTCCTGGAGTGCTATGTGCCGCTCTCATCGGAACTGATCCGGATCCCGGTTGGAACGGTCGTCGTGTGCGCAAACGCGATACAGTCGGCCGCATTGATGCTTCGGTCGAAGAGTGGGCATGCCCCGCAGGGAATAGGAAACGAATCGGACCTTGTTGGGCGAGGCCTCTCCTTCAAGATCAGCGGCTACTCCGTCGGCTACGTGGATGCGGCTGATTGCGGCTCCGATGCATTGGCTTCGCACTGGGGACCGCATGCGACCGTTTATACAGACGAGTTCTATGAACATAATGACGTACCGTGCAGATTTGGTGGCCTCATTTATGAAGCGAATTTCCTCTTGCCGAGGGAGAACATCGGCCGGGTGCGCCTGCACTATATAGCCGGGGAGGAGCCATGGTCGCACAATCGCCTAGTGCTTGACGACGTCGCTGACCGGCATGGTATCCCCTACATCCGTTTCGTATACAGGAACTCGGAAAACGACCGAGCCCGAATGGACTTTCTCGCCGACCGCGCAGACGACATTCTGCTCCACCTGGGCGCATTCCGCATCGAACGAGAACCTTCCTCGCATGCAAGAGGCAGTTCCCACCTGCACGGAACCATGCGCGCCGGATGTGACCCCAGGAGCTCCGTCGTAGACAGGTGCGGCAAGGTCCATGGGTTCACCAACATCCATGTCATGGACGGCTCCGTTATGAATTTCGCGGGGAACAGCAATCCGACACACACAATCATGGCCAACGCGAGGAGAATGGCTCTGTCACTGACAGTAGAGGGGTAA
- a CDS encoding sulfotransferase family protein, translated as MSGLVSSPLILPSNPVLLGGENRSGTTVLSIVLDSYPGLVVGPEIDFTDPVNLGPHILAACDMIDRRDPRLAGATKETVDPEWFDGAHFVVQCERFGLDRDDVRNLVIGLMAERGTDLSSLDDRCRLIDSIGELRREQTGAGRWGLKLQRRIRDIGTYAAIWPQAHFIHIIRDGRDLAASHLKTVPDWGYRTIAEAANGWLEIVTRPRETAPDGRYLEVRYEDLVARPRQTIERMLEHLGLPWDEAVLHHAEHKHALFDKPWGHPAAEAAAKPLDTGRRGRYRHDLTPAEIEEFERIAGKELQHLGYDLSTPDPGSAG; from the coding sequence ATGTCCGGTCTCGTTTCTTCTCCTCTCATCCTGCCTTCCAATCCAGTCCTGCTCGGCGGGGAGAACCGCTCCGGCACCACTGTGCTGAGTATCGTACTTGACTCGTACCCCGGTTTGGTCGTCGGTCCGGAGATCGATTTCACTGATCCGGTCAACCTCGGCCCGCACATTCTCGCGGCGTGCGACATGATCGACCGCCGCGACCCGCGACTCGCCGGTGCCACGAAGGAGACCGTTGATCCTGAGTGGTTCGACGGCGCGCACTTTGTTGTGCAGTGCGAGCGTTTCGGTCTCGATCGTGACGACGTGCGGAACCTGGTGATCGGCTTGATGGCGGAGCGTGGTACCGATCTTTCTTCCCTCGACGACCGTTGCCGGCTCATAGATTCCATTGGCGAATTGCGACGTGAACAGACGGGAGCCGGACGATGGGGCCTGAAGCTTCAGCGGAGGATCCGGGACATCGGCACGTACGCGGCGATCTGGCCTCAAGCTCATTTCATTCACATAATCCGCGACGGCCGCGACCTGGCTGCCTCACACCTCAAGACCGTCCCCGACTGGGGCTACCGGACTATAGCGGAGGCCGCGAACGGCTGGCTGGAGATCGTCACCCGGCCCCGCGAGACTGCTCCTGACGGCCGTTACCTGGAAGTCAGGTATGAGGATCTGGTCGCCCGCCCCCGCCAGACCATCGAGCGGATGCTGGAACACCTCGGCTTGCCATGGGACGAGGCAGTCCTGCACCACGCGGAGCACAAGCACGCGCTGTTCGACAAACCCTGGGGGCATCCCGCAGCGGAAGCCGCGGCCAAACCGCTCGATACCGGGCGTCGGGGACGGTACCGACACGACCTCACGCCCGCGGAAATCGAGGAGTTCGAGCGGATAGCCGGGAAGGAGCTGCAACACCTGGGCTATGACCTGTCGACGCCGGATCCTGGGAGCGCGGGGTGA